The stretch of DNA GTTTTGCTAAAGATTGTTTTGTTGCAAGCATATGTGGTAATTTAGCaacaaattgtttaatttcttGTACACTTTTATCACCATGTctttcatcaaataatgatgatattgtttttGCTTTTTGACTCAATACTGGACCAAcaccattaaaatttttatcacgtATTTCACCAAATAATTCTTCACcagaatttaatattattttttcatttttatcaacagaCATAACTGTTGgtgaatcatcattatcatgaaatttatttgctgGTAATTGTactgttgtatttttaataccaaatatttcatcaattaaacCTTCATATGTTAATTGTGTTACAAGTggtgataataaatcaatacttctatcaattaataataaatgttcaatattattattgatatttgtattattatttaattttaatttatttatactattattattattgccatTGCCATtgccattatcatcatcatcttcacgTTCAAGACGTTTCATCAATTCCCATACTTTCATTGCTGCTGGACCACGTCCAGTGACATGTGGTATTTTACCATATAAACGTTGTATACGACGAATTGCTTGAGCAACTTGATACATACATGTTGGATCactttctaaaaaaaattctttatatgTTTTATCAAGTTCCATTGACACTAAATCATTGTCAAATGGAAATAAATCACATGGAAATTCTTCAATCAATGTAAAATTACCACGTACACCAcgattttctaattttttttcacaaagtAAACTTTtacgtggaaaaaaaaatatatgaaattctTTTGTTGGTGATCTTTTTTGttcactaaaaatataataataattattattattattatttaattgttgttgtatctatatctaataataattacccaTGAACATTTTCAGCAATTAAATCCATTAATTCAAGTTGTGGacgaacaataaaaataatattattgacattAGTTGGTGGCAATTGTCCACCAACAAGTTGATACATTTTTACAACTCCATATTCTTCAAGAAGACTGTATCTTGCTATTAGACCAACTGGACCATCCAATGAACGATCCCAAACAATTGcctatttgttgttaattatcatatttttttgcatattataattatagttAATTAGTTACCTTTGTTCCATcacatttttcaattaaattgacaAGTTGTTTTCTAGCTTCTTCTTGAATTAATCCAATGTTTAATCTACCTCCTGACAAATGACCAGATGAcattttgttgatgtttttataattgtttttatcctAATAAGTCATCAGTCATTACATATGATATGATTCACACTTTTGACAGCGCTCTtgttgtttgttattgttgacgccatgtttgttattttatttttttttttttttcagagggAGCAAgagggagagagagagagaaagataaAAAGTTCCTTCTTCTTTTAGCATTGGGCATTGCTTTTGCTTATTCGAAATTCCAGTATTTAtcagatttttaatttaatcaggataataaattaataatcaatcaaaatGCCACCAAAATTCGATCCAACTGAAGTCAAAAAAGGTAAtacttatttataaataatttatattattattattattataggtatatttaacaattaaaaaatgtaaaacatgtgcgtttaaataataaccttaattattgtatatatatttacagttTTTATGAGATGTGTTGGTGGAGAAGTTGGTGCTACATCTTCTCTTGCTCCAAAAATTGGTCCACTTGGTTtggtatgtatttttaattattaatataataacattattgagtaataattattaattgtttttttttttttttaaattatacagtCACCAAAAAAAGTTGGTGATGATATTGCCAAGGCAACAAGTGACTGGAAAGGTCTTAAAATCACTGTCCAATTGACCATCCAAAATAGACAAGCAACAATTTCAGTTGTACCATCAGCAGCATCATTGGTCATCAAGGCACTCAAAGAACCACCAAGAGATCGTAAAAAGCAAAAGAACATTAAGCACAGTGGTAACATAACATTTGATGATGTTCTTTCAATTGCAAATACAATGAGAGCAAGATCAATGTCACGTCAATTGAGTGGTACTGTTAAAGAAATTTTGGGTACATGTCAATCAGTTGGTTGCACAGTTGAAGGACGTGCACCACATGATATCATTGAAGATATTGATTCTGGTGAAATTGAAGTAccatcagaataaaaaaataaatggtagGTTATTGGTAGGGGTTGGCATCCCATCCACCTTCAGCagaattatttttctgttGAAGGCATAATTAACGCCATTGAGGAGTTTacctcaataaaaaaacaatctaattaaaataatttaattttaaattttttattttttttattcaattattttgttacaGATGTTCTTGTgatgtttcaataaaaaattaaaaattaaaaaacatttattcagTGTACATTGATtgatttcttttatattatattaagtatattgtatatttatttaacaaaattaatttgatcataaaattaatagataaatgAACAATATTGTTAATAGTCCAccggtattttatatatacatatataaaataattcaatttttaaaaagagatACCTCTTTGGTTCTTGTGTGCTCCTAATAAAGTGAACACATCTTAGAACGTGTCCTCGAACATATTGGAAAACGACCGACCGACTGTCCAACTGATATACATGTTAGTTTAtcttattagaaaaaaaaaaaaaaaaattgataaacaaaaataccTCTTACGTTGTTCTGAGCTCCTAATAAAGTCAACACGTTTTTTAACATATTGGTTGGACATATTGTACATAGTCAAGTAGgagcataaaataataacaaaaccaatttttcattaatcaatacaacaacaaataataataataataataataataataatattccgtaaataataaattgtttactaaatgaatgaataaataaataaacaatttacgattgtttataaataaaataaactatatatataatttttataaacaagtaCCTCTTTGGCTCTTGTGTGCTCCTAATAAAGTGAACACATCTTAGAACGTGTGCTCGGACATATTGAAAACAAGTTcaacttattattattcacgTACAAGTACCTATACACAACTCGAAtcgattcaatattttaaatttttaaaaagccaAATTGTTATATAcctataatataaaaaacaaaaaaccaaTCATCAAGTTATACCTTTttgaaaatctaaaaaatgaaattaattatcaatattaattttatcttgataaaataataataacaataaattgtcGTTATATTTCtgtggtattttatttatcaattaattattattaacaattaattttgctaattaaatatgaatatacaaaaataaaaaaaaaactaatttaattgTTCTAAATTTACATTGGATAATAATATGGTAAATAACCCATTAATTCATAGTTTGATACATCattatattgttgattttgtgGTGGATATCCTGGTGCCATTGGTCTAGTTGTCATTTGGCTTCTTGGATCAATCATTTGTTGCTGCATTTCAAGTAAATGTTGTCCATGTTGCTGaagttgttgctgttgttgtaaaaaaaatttatatataaatttatataaaacaatatatattatataaacaatgaatTACCTGTTGtaaaagatgatgatgactGTAATTATTGGGGACAACTGGTCTCATCATTCTTTGAGTATTTGACTGATGTCCAGCCATACCAGGATTTGGAATTAGACCCAACTGTGCCTGTTGTGcctaatgatgatgatgatgatgatcattccaataaaaaaaaaaaagagaaaatttattttttttattaaatataattattggtttggctaacaaaaaaaaaaaaaaacatacctgATAATGTTGTCTGTAATAATGTTCTTGTTGTTGCTGTGCATAAGTTTGTTGCAtctaaaacatgaaaaataataataataataataataataaatgataattatattatgtattGTTTTTGACATAACTTACACTTGCTTCTTGTTGATGTTGAGCAACCATAAGTGTCTGTCTAAgatgttgaaattttaataaattttgttgtctAATTAATTCAAAGTAATCAGTATATGGTGGTCTCTGTTGAGCCATCATTCCAGGATAAATTTGTTGCTGTTGCATTTCACCCttggagtaaaaaataataataattattattattattattaagaaaaaaaagacaatcaatgtaatttgaaaaaaaatatataatcttcATACCTGCATATTAATTTGTCCTTGTGGAATTTGTCCAGGAATCATAGCTTGCATAGCTGCTTGTTGAACTTGGTGTGCTTGACGTgcatgttgttgttgttgctgatgtTGCTGTTGCAATTGCATTGATAATTGTGATAGTTGTTGTACTTGTGGTTGAGGTTGATTTTGTTGTACTTGTGGTTGTACTTGTGGTTGTACTTGTACTTGAGGCTGttgtacttgttgttgttgttgttgttgttgttgctgttgtggtggttgtggttgttgtatattatcagccattatttattataggtatgtattattaaaatttaccaaGTATGTAAAACATTCAATCAAAGTACATAAACCACTAGGAAGTTgaacttttaattttgttcAACGAGCACTGTCATATTGGCTCACAGCTCAACATGGCGTCATGACCATATAAAAATGcgggaaattaaaaaaatatatttaaatgaaaattaaataaactctAAATATagggtaattatttttttaatataaaatataatttttattaatttattaatttattaaaaattttattgttttgtagtttatttaaaatttaaatagacacaattataaaaaaaaaacattaaagttcttggaggagaaaaaaaaaaaaaaaaaaagtgaaaattttaagaaaaCAAATGGAATGTATCAGGAGATCATACAATAACCACCTGTACTGTGTTATAGTGCAGGTATAGTGTAGTCAattatctctctctctctcattGGAAGTATATGTACATACATATGAGTCATCAAtgatcaacaacatcaacaagttaagaaatgattgaaaataataaataaacaaataatgtctaataatgatgataatttaaatttaacaaaactaGCTGT from Aphidius gifuensis isolate YNYX2018 linkage group LG4, ASM1490517v1, whole genome shotgun sequence encodes:
- the LOC122854134 gene encoding vacuolar protein sorting-associated protein 33A isoform X1, with protein sequence MSSGHLSGGRLNIGLIQEEARKQLVNLIEKCDGTKAIVWDRSLDGPVGLIARYSLLEEYGVVKMYQLVGGQLPPTNVNNIIFIVRPQLELMDLIAENVHGEQKRSPTKEFHIFFFPRKSLLCEKKLENRGVRGNFTLIEEFPCDLFPFDNDLVSMELDKTYKEFFLESDPTCMYQVAQAIRRIQRLYGKIPHVTGRGPAAMKVWELMKRLEREDDDDNGNGNGNNNNSINKLKLNNNTNINNNIEHLLLIDRSIDLLSPLVTQLTYEGLIDEIFGIKNTTVQLPANKFHDNDDSPTVMSVDKNEKIILNSGEELFGEIRDKNFNGVGPVLSQKAKTISSLFDERHGDKSVQEIKQFVAKLPHMLATKQSLAKHTTIAEMIKQVTDSNDFLEFLQIEQELLNCIDTDKPNSFIEDCIAQKKPIIKVLRLLCIQSLTNSGFKQKLFDYYKREIVQTYGYQYLPTLLNFEKAGLFKLQQSQRQYSVLRKALRLTVEDESEIAPKDISYVHSVYAPLSVRLAEQLVQPGGWQGLNDVLGLLPGPGISSDTRVNVSGIKRNSITSEDLTSEPPRLVLVFFIGGCTYAEISALRFLSQQEDLNVEFVIGTTKLINGNTFLKSLMEDLQS
- the LOC122854134 gene encoding vacuolar protein sorting-associated protein 33A isoform X2, whose protein sequence is MYQLVGGQLPPTNVNNIIFIVRPQLELMDLIAENVHGEQKRSPTKEFHIFFFPRKSLLCEKKLENRGVRGNFTLIEEFPCDLFPFDNDLVSMELDKTYKEFFLESDPTCMYQVAQAIRRIQRLYGKIPHVTGRGPAAMKVWELMKRLEREDDDDNGNGNGNNNNSINKLKLNNNTNINNNIEHLLLIDRSIDLLSPLVTQLTYEGLIDEIFGIKNTTVQLPANKFHDNDDSPTVMSVDKNEKIILNSGEELFGEIRDKNFNGVGPVLSQKAKTISSLFDERHGDKSVQEIKQFVAKLPHMLATKQSLAKHTTIAEMIKQVTDSNDFLEFLQIEQELLNCIDTDKPNSFIEDCIAQKKPIIKVLRLLCIQSLTNSGFKQKLFDYYKREIVQTYGYQYLPTLLNFEKAGLFKLQQSQRQYSVLRKALRLTVEDESEIAPKDISYVHSVYAPLSVRLAEQLVQPGGWQGLNDVLGLLPGPGISSDTRVNVSGIKRNSITSEDLTSEPPRLVLVFFIGGCTYAEISALRFLSQQEDLNVEFVIGTTKLINGNTFLKSLMEDLQS
- the LOC122854166 gene encoding 60S ribosomal protein L12-like — encoded protein: MPPKFDPTEVKKVFMRCVGGEVGATSSLAPKIGPLGLSPKKVGDDIAKATSDWKGLKITVQLTIQNRQATISVVPSAASLVIKALKEPPRDRKKQKNIKHSGNITFDDVLSIANTMRARSMSRQLSGTVKEILGTCQSVGCTVEGRAPHDIIEDIDSGEIEVPSE
- the LOC122854158 gene encoding putative uncharacterized protein DDB_G0271606 — its product is MADNIQQPQPPQQQQQQQQQQQVQQPQVQVQPQVQPQVQQNQPQPQVQQLSQLSMQLQQQHQQQQQHARQAHQVQQAAMQAMIPGQIPQGQINMQGEMQQQQIYPGMMAQQRPPYTDYFELIRQQNLLKFQHLRQTLMVAQHQQEASMQQTYAQQQQEHYYRQHYQAQQAQLGLIPNPGMAGHQSNTQRMMRPVVPNNYSHHHLLQQQQLQQHGQHLLEMQQQMIDPRSQMTTRPMAPGYPPQNQQYNDVSNYELMGYLPYYYPM